The proteins below come from a single Conexivisphaerales archaeon genomic window:
- a CDS encoding amidohydrolase family protein produces MIDFHVHPWTKGFMLKNRPIMKAVDFFHVDRLPESIDDLIAEMDSAGVEISVILGQDTSHTASPAFSNYTISNEFLRQLVDQHPGRLVAFAGIDPNEGAEALRKLRIAVEEMGFRGLKVHGSVNSIYINDERIYLLCEYCQERGLPVLFHTGTTALGDCQVKYCKPEYIDEIAEQFPDLKIVMAHFGWPWHEVAIAVALRHKNVYMDISGWKPKYIPEIVVRYMNGPLADRFLFGTDYPMIRQTEWVEEFKRYLRPKLKEEVSKKLVESNARNILGL; encoded by the coding sequence ATGATAGACTTTCATGTTCACCCTTGGACTAAGGGTTTCATGCTGAAAAACCGCCCGATAATGAAGGCTGTTGATTTCTTTCATGTTGACAGGCTGCCCGAAAGCATTGACGATTTGATTGCAGAAATGGATTCTGCAGGCGTTGAAATATCAGTCATACTGGGCCAGGACACATCACATACAGCTTCTCCTGCCTTCTCCAACTATACAATCAGCAACGAATTTCTCAGGCAGCTGGTCGACCAGCATCCAGGCAGGCTGGTTGCATTTGCAGGCATCGACCCAAACGAAGGAGCAGAAGCACTCAGAAAGCTCAGAATAGCTGTCGAAGAGATGGGTTTTCGTGGGTTGAAGGTTCACGGCAGCGTGAATTCCATATACATTAACGATGAGAGAATATACCTGCTCTGCGAATACTGCCAAGAAAGGGGTCTTCCCGTTCTTTTCCACACAGGCACAACCGCGCTCGGTGACTGCCAGGTCAAGTACTGCAAGCCAGAATACATAGATGAAATAGCTGAGCAATTTCCAGACCTGAAGATAGTAATGGCTCACTTCGGATGGCCATGGCATGAAGTTGCTATTGCAGTAGCATTGAGACACAAGAATGTCTACATGGACATTTCCGGCTGGAAGCCAAAATACATACCGGAGATAGTTGTCAGATACATGAACGGGCCTCTGGCTGACAGATTCCTTTTTGGAACCGACTATCCCATGATCAGACAGACTGAATGGGTGGAGGAATTCAAAAGGTATCTGAGACCAAAGCTCAAAGAAGAGGTTTCAAAGAAACTAGTTGAAAGTAATGCGAGGAATATACTTGGGCTCTAA